A window of Komagataella phaffii GS115 chromosome 1, complete sequence contains these coding sequences:
- a CDS encoding Peroxisomal integral membrane protein, involved in negative regulation of peroxisome number: MASINSQPDHVESADIRAKFTNRSNFPTVSLSADNQLQTTPLLSSTPVTVSKALVRSYPYLLLLNKTLSVLTWTGSDQWLSVLVAVSYAILILYFETLLTYFGHVLAVGLLGLFAYISTQIEKELHQNMTLDEIVQTLTSVSVKADILASPLVALELTPYDLKRLLFTTVFLSPFYIVIGMFLVTPRTWILFSGLFWLTYHSSWSRVTRRILWKSKSVKLLCFYVTGLDLNGAHSNKNSIFKIAMNKTKKKLSTLGSGGNGSDVPIRFTYVLFENQRRWLGIGWTSNLLSYERAPWTDEFLNEAQPPESFELPEFTDKSGMVWRWVDKTWRLDLTNDGSLQLSSSKPRSTTDPKADDGFIYYDNTWKSPSTEDSFGKYTRRRRWVRTAELYSPEGYSSSVSSELNPERGPVSSSGADPVSKRSVSTSSRRKSIRFDDTPTVVESVLFGPQGVKEEAPTTSADNIKKEKVAEAKEEKEIDIEPEQEKEQVNVEETKDAIEKDKSKAKTD, from the coding sequence ATGGCTTCCATCAATTCGCAGCCAGATCATGTAGAATCGGCTGACATTCGTGCCAAGTTCACCAACAGATCAAACTTTCCCACGGTGTCACTTTCCGCAGAtaatcaacttcaaaccACCCCATTGCTCTCATCTACTCCTGTCACTGTGAGTAAGGCATTAGTGAGATCATACCCTTACCTACTGCTTCTGAACAAAACATTGAGTGTGTTAACATGGACGGGATCAGATCAATGGCTTTCCGTGTTAGTGGCAGTCTCATATGCTATTTTGATCCTGTACTTTGAGACCCTTCTTACATACTTTGGTCATGTATTAGCCGTGGGATTATTGGGTCTTTTCGCCTATATTTCCACCCAGATTGAGAAAGAGCTCCATCAGAATATGACTTTGGATGAGATTGTACAGACCCTGACATCTGTAAGTGTTAAGGCTGACATTTTAGCTTCTCCGTTGGTTGCGCTGGAATTGACACCCTATGACTTGAAGAGATTGCTTTTTACAACTGTGTTCTTGTCTCCGTTTTATATTGTGATTGGAATGTTTCTTGTTACTCCACGAACATGGATACTGTTTTCAGGACTATTTTGGCTGACTTATCATTCAAGTTGGTCTCGCGTTACCAGACGTATTTTATGGAAATCAAAATCTGTCAAACTTTTGTGTTTCTATGTCACAGGGTTAGATCTCAATGGCGCACATTCCAACAAGAACTCTATCTTTAAGATTGCTATGAAcaagacgaagaagaagttaaGTACTTTAGGAAGCGGAGGAAATGGTTCAGACGTCCCAATTCGCTTCACTTATGTTCTTTTTGAGAATCAACGAAGATGGCTAGGAATCGGGTGGACATCCAATCTTCTCAGTTATGAAAGAGCGCCTTGGACTGATGAATTTCTAAACGAAGCTCAACCCccagaatcttttgaactTCCGGAGTTCACAGATAAAAGTGGCATGGTATGGAGATGGGTCGATAAGACTTGGCGACTTGATCTAACCAACGACGGGTCACTGCAATTGTCGTCATCCAAACCAAGGTCTACTACTGACCCTAAGGCAGATGATGGGTTCATCTATTACGATAACACCTGGAAATCCCCGTCTACAGAGGATTCGTTCGGGAAGTATACACGAAGGAGAAGATGGGTTAGAACAGCTGAGCTGTATTCTCCTGAAGGATACTCCAGTAGTGTTTCAAGTGAGCTCAACCCAGAAAGAGGTCCTGTCAGCTCTTCTGGCGCAGATCCTGTGTCCAAACGATCAGTATCCACCTCATCAAGACGCAAGAGCATCAGATTCGACGATACTCCTACGGTGGTGGAATCAGTACTCTTTGGTCCGCAGGGGGTGAAGGAGGAGGCTCCAACCACCTCAGCTGATAATAttaagaaagaaaaggtaGCCGAGGCtaaagaggaaaaagagatcGATATAGAACCAGAGCAAGAAAAGGAGCAGGTAAACGTTGAAGAAACGAAAGATGCCATAGAAAAAGATAAAAGTAAAGCCAAAACTGACTAA